The window CGTGATCAGAGAATCTTTTTCATCGACGGTGCAGGGTGCAGCGCGAAATCCCGACTCTCATAGAACGAAACGGCTTCTGGTCTCGCGTCGAGAAACACCGCACTCATGTCGCGTGCGCGTGCGTCAGCTTCGGCGTAATCCATCAGGGCGTGCCCTGCGCCGCTTCCTCGCGCTTCCGCCACGACGACTAAATCATCGACGTGCAGATACGCCCCGCGTGCCAACGTGTGGACCGGCCGCATGCCCAAGACGCCGATAAGTTCGCCGCCTCTGAACGCTCCGACCAGCTCGTAGCCGGAATACGATTGCCTGAGGGTTCGCCTGAGAAACTCAGCCTCGTCCAGCTTGCGCAACTGAGAGATAACAGGGAAGGCTTGCGGCCATTCGACTGGCAAAAGCCGTCGAATGGATATAGCGGCGCGGAGACTCGCATTCATGGATCAGTCGAGTTTGAATAGACGCGTAATTCTTACACATAACCGACCATTTTCGCTCCCGTCAAATGTCCGGTATCGAGTGGCGCGAGAGGGCGCTGTGGGTCGGTAGCCGCCCTTCGGCGTCGGGCGGGCCCGGCATCCGCTATCGTGCAGCCAGCGGCCAATCAGGGCCGGGGCGTGCCCTTGATTGCCCGCTCCGGGTCCAGCCGGTTGATCCGCCGCTGACTCACCAGGCGGTCCTGCAGCGTGCCGTTCATCCGTTCGACGCGACCCTTGGCGTGACCCTTGGCGTGACTGGAGTTTGCACAGAAGATGTCGACATTCAGCTCGCACAATGCGCGCCCGAACTGCGCGGTGGAAGTGTGTCTTTGAAGAGGGCAAACGCATCCTGCAAGAGCCTGTTGAAGCGACTGGCGTCACGTCGCGGTTCCGCCTGCTGACCACCGGGAACCAGTGGCTGCGCGTCAGCTGCTCACAGGTCTGCGCCATACAGACTGTGTATGGTGCGATCTGGATTGCTACGCTGCGAACATTAGCGTAGACCGCCGCTGCATTTTGCACTGCAGCGCTTTTCCGGGAGTTCAGCTTGAAAGGAAAAGGATTCGCACTGGTCACGTTCGACCAATTCACCGAGATGAGATGACCATGTCCGACATCGACGCCCACCCGTTGTCCGGGTGGTGGAAGATCCTATCTTTTCAGGTCGAGTTCGAGGATACAGGCGAGCGCGCGGACACATACGGTGTCGAACCACTCGGCCATATGGTCATCGAACGCGACCGGATGATGTCGATACTCACATCCAGAGAGCGCCCGAATAGCGATCCGGCGGCCCTTTTCGAGACGATGATTGCTTATTCTGGTTTCTGTCGTGTCGAGGATGAGGACAAACTCATCATCAAGGTCGACACGGCTTGGCATCCAGCCTGGATTGGCACCGAGCAGGTTCGGTTCTTCAAGGTAGATCGCGGCGTCCTGGCGATGACAACTGCGTGGCAGATCCATCCATCGTTCCCGGGGCGAACGGCTCGCGGTGTGCTGATGGCACAGAGAAGCCATGTCCAGCGCAGGCTCGCGCTCTACCCAAACCATGGAGAGATTGGTTGATGATCAATGCCCATAAAGCTTATGCGATACCCATGCCATCCGACAGCATCCTGGCGCCGCTTTATCGGGGCGCGGACTTGCTGGATGCGTATGCGGTTCAGTTGCCGGCGGGAGCCAGCGATGATCTCGAAGTGTTGGC of the Cupriavidus malaysiensis genome contains:
- a CDS encoding lipocalin-like domain-containing protein gives rise to the protein MSDIDAHPLSGWWKILSFQVEFEDTGERADTYGVEPLGHMVIERDRMMSILTSRERPNSDPAALFETMIAYSGFCRVEDEDKLIIKVDTAWHPAWIGTEQVRFFKVDRGVLAMTTAWQIHPSFPGRTARGVLMAQRSHVQRRLALYPNHGEIG
- a CDS encoding GNAT family N-acetyltransferase, with the protein product MNASLRAAISIRRLLPVEWPQAFPVISQLRKLDEAEFLRRTLRQSYSGYELVGAFRGGELIGVLGMRPVHTLARGAYLHVDDLVVVAEARGSGAGHALMDYAEADARARDMSAVFLDARPEAVSFYESRDFALHPAPSMKKIL